A genomic stretch from Salvelinus fontinalis isolate EN_2023a unplaced genomic scaffold, ASM2944872v1 scaffold_0178, whole genome shotgun sequence includes:
- the LOC129844127 gene encoding zinc finger protein 135-like, whose translation MVNKGKRRDYRGSSGNPQQPHDAEEAEKSLSRSEHLNKHLQRSTGKRTHCCSDCGKRFTSSGIKIHQRTHTGDKPFSCVQCGKSFGQSCHLIRHQTIHTGEKPYSCDQCGKSFGHSGNLTQHQRTHTGETPYSCGQCGKSFGASSTLTIHQRTHTGEKPYSCDQCGKNFGRSGELTVHERIHTGEKPYSCDQCGKSFTTSGNLTLHQRIHTGEKPYSCGQCGKSFTRSTNLISHQRTHTGEKSYSCGQCGKSFGASRTLTIHQRTHTGEKPYSCDQCGKSFVQSGHLTLHQRTHTGETPYSCGQCGKSFGASSTLTIHQRTHTGEKPYSCGQCGKSFTTSSNLTLHQRTHTGETPYSCGQCGKSFGASSTLTIHQRTHTGEKPYSCGQCGKSFTTSSNLTIHQRTHTGEKPYSCGQCGKSFTTSGHLTLHQRIHTGEKPYSCGQCGKSFGASSTLTLHQRIHTGEKPYS comes from the coding sequence GAAAGagacgggactatcgtggatcctctgggaatcctcaacaacctcatgatgctgaagaggcagagaagagtctctccagatcagaacacctcaataaacacctgcagagatccacagggaagagaactcactgctgctctgactgtgggaagagattcacctcatcaggcattaaaattcatcagagaacacacacaggagataaaccatttagctgtgttcaatgtgggaagagttttggtcaatcttgccatctgattcgacaccagacaatacacacaggagagaaaccttacagctgtgatcaatgtgggaagagttttggtcattcTGGCAAtctgactcaacaccagagaacacacacaggagagacaccttatagctgtggtcaatgtgggaagagttttggtgcatctagcactctgactatacaccagagaacacacacaggagagaaaccttacagctgtgatcaatgtgggaagaattTTGGTCGATCTGGAGAGCTGACAgtgcacgagagaatacacacaggagagaaaccttatagctgtgatcaatgtgggaagagttttactacatctggcaatctgactttacaccagagaatacacacaggagagaaaccttatagctgtggtcaatgtgggaagagttttactcggtCAACCaacctgatatcacaccagagaacacacacaggagagaaatcttatagctgtggtcaatgtgggaagagttttggtgcatCTAGAactctgactatacaccagagaacacacacaggagagaaaccatatagctgtgatcaatgtgggaagagttttgttcaatctggccatctgactctacaccagagaacacacacaggagagacaccttatagctgtggtcaatgtgggaagagttttggtgcatctagcactctgactatacaccagagaacacacacaggagagaaaccttatagttgtggtcaatgtgggaagagttttactacatctagcaatctgactctacaccagagaacacacacaggagagacaccttatagctgtggtcaatgtgggaagagttttggtgcatctagcactctgactatacaccagagaacacacacaggagagaaaccttatagttgtggtcaatgtgggaagagttttactacatctagcaatctgactatacaccagagaacacacacaggagagaaaccttacagctgtggtcaatgtgggaagagttttactacatctggccatctgactctacaccagagaatacacacaggagagaaaccttatagctgtggtcaatgtgggaagagttttggtgcatctagcactctgactctacaccagagaatacacacaggagagaaaccttatagctga